A portion of the Cololabis saira isolate AMF1-May2022 chromosome 17, fColSai1.1, whole genome shotgun sequence genome contains these proteins:
- the LOC133464169 gene encoding interferon-induced, double-stranded RNA-activated protein kinase-like — protein MDIGNDISKLHEHAQKCNLVLKWDYFGSEGPDHIKTFIWKAVLDGKSYPQGVGKTKQEAKLKAAQNAMKCLYEDDNQDKSEHAKEPSASVSCANVNFICWLNQYGQKKGLTVKPVESIRLGKSGAPYWCKFVVGDKEYPEVSGKNKREAKEQAAKLVYDILCSSNTEATADVSSQQNMNSSKTAADMCTDTNTWGFSTEDSSRMETNFIGIINHYCQKKQLSFTYIEVKREGPPHCPQFFYMLKIGNKEYPIGEGWKSKVAQQKAAQLAWSALQEQSDWDSKVSIRSTMSEDNATSTSLEQSSSENLNNPLTNNMEERKSESIIFADSSNDQAPQAGENTPSPLGSEMSPMSPSTSTSDSAMETGSSHHSSNKNDAKNESLDNARTTQSRFTPDFDNIERLGKGGFGHVYKAREKLVDKDYAVKIVRGTKKALREVTALSDLQHTNIVRYYHCWMEDSKYEDYSSSSSESKSNSCPQYLYIKMELCNSGTLKDWIKKKNKDSLQDTQRRTESLPVAQQIVKGVEYIHSCCHIHRDLKPTNIMFGKDGVVKIGDFGLVTTEIEEDDENLMSRTKKTGTRNYMPPEQMTNKYNHEVDMFALGLIFFELLWKISTGHEKADIWKDARKRKFPKEFSRAFPQEFLIIQSLLCEKPQDRPDASRVKEELDKCVLVVQRSKEHENRTV, from the exons ATGGATATTGGAAATGATATTTCCAAATTGCATGAACATGCACAGAAATGTAACCTTGTGCTTAAGTGGGATTACTTTGGCTCTGAAGGCCCTGACCACATTAAAAC ATTCATTTGGAAAGCTGTCCTAGATGGCAAATCCTATCCACAAGGTGTGGGGAAGACCAAACAGGAAGCCAAACTAAAGGCAGCTCAGAATGCCATGAAATGTCTGTACGAGGATGACAATCAGGACAAA AGTGAACATGCAAAAGAACCTTCTGCATCAGTGTCTTGTGCAAATGTCAACTTCATATGTTGGCTCAATCAATATGGTCAGAAAAAAGGGTTGACCGTGAAGCCTGTGGAGAGCATTAGACTTGGAAAAAGCGGTGCACCATA TTGGTGTAAGTTTGTGGTTGGTGACAAGGAGTACCCAGAGGTCTCAGGAAAAAACAAGAGGGAGGCCAAAGAGCAAGCAGCCAAACTGGTTTATGACATACTATGTAGCAGTAACACCGAAGCG ACTGCAGATGTATCAAGTCAACAAAATATGAATTCAAGTAAAACTGCTGCAGACATGTG CACTGATACAAACACCTGGGGTTTTAGCACTGAAGACAGTAGCCGCATGGAGACTAATTTCATTGGAATCATAAACCACTACTGTCAGAAGAAGCAGTTGAGTTTTACGTACATTGAAGTGAAAAGAGAAGGTCCTCCTCATTGCCCCCA ATTTTTCTACATGTTAAAAATAGGCAATAAGGAATACCCCATTGGTGAGGGTTGGAAATCGAAGGTGGCCCAGCAAAAGGCGGCTCAACTGGCCTGGTCTGCTCTCCAGGAACAGTCAGACTGGGACAGCAAG GTGTCCATCAGGTCAACAATGTCTGAAGACAATGCAACATCTACATCTTTAGAGCAAAGTTCATCAGA GAACTTGAATAATCCATTAACAAACAACATGGAAGAGAGAAAAAGTGAATCCATTATATTTGCTGATTCATCTAATGACCAG GCACCCCAGGCTGGAGAAAATACACCATCTCCCCT AGGGTCTGAAATGTCACCAATGAGCCCGTCAACCAGTACTAGTGACTCTGCAATGGAGACTGGGTCGTCTCATCATTCCAGCAATAAG AATGATGCCAAAAATGAAAGTCTGGACAATGCAAGAACTACGCAGTCAAG ATTTACTCCAGATTTTGACAACATTGAAAGGCTGGGCAAAGGAGGTTTCGGCCATGTTTACAAAGCAAGAGAAAAGCTGGTGGACAAGGACTATGCTGTCAAGATTGTCCGTGGTACAAA GAAGGCTTTGCGAGAGGTGACTGCCTTATCAGACCTCCAACACACCAACATTGTTAGATACTACCATTGTTGGATGGAGGACTCAAAATATGAAGATTATAGCTCCAGCTCCTCTGA GTCTAAAAGTAACTCATGTCCACAGTACCTCTACATTAAGATGGAATTATGCAACTCTGGAACACTTAAAGactggattaaaaaaaagaataaagataGTCTGCAAGATACTCAGAGAAGAACAGAAAGTCTTCCTGTTGCTCAACAAATAGTGAAAGGAGTCGAGTACATCCACTCCTGCTGCCACATTCACAGGGACCTGAAG CCCACCAATATCATGTttggaaaagatggagttgTGAAGATTGGGGACTTTGGTTTGGTCACTACGGAGATCGAGGAGGACGATGAAAACCTGATGagtagaacaaaaaaaacaggaacCAGGAATTATATGCCCCCTGAACAA ATGACTAATAAATACAACCATGAAGTGGACATGTTTGCTTTGGGGCTGATCTTCTTTGAACTCCTTTGGAAAATTTCTACTGGCCACGAAAAAGCAGAT ATATGGAAGGATGCAAGAAAAAGGAAGTTTCCCAAAGAATTCTCAAGGGCTTTTCCCCAAGAG TTCCTAATAATTCAATCGCTGCTTTGTGAGAAGCCACAAGACCGACCTGATGCAAGTCGAGTCAAGGAGGAGCTGGACAAGTGTGTATTAGTTGTTCAAAGAAGCAAAGAACATGAGAATCGCACAGTCTGA